From Clostridia bacterium:
GGGAGCCGGAAATAGTTAAACCTGAACGGGAAACCCCAGGAATAATAGCCACACCTTGTAAAGTCCCCACTAAAAAAGCATTTTTAAAAGAAACATCCGAAATTTCCTTTAAACCTCTTTCTTTTAAAGAATCAGCCAACCATAAAATTAAACCAGTAGCCAAAAAGCTCCAACCCAAAAACACTCCGGTTGTGGCCAAATGTTCAAAGGTATCCTTGAAAGCAAGCCCAATGATTCCCGTAGGAATTGTTCCCATAATCACCAATAATGTTAAATGACTAAAAGGCCTTTTGATCATTTCTAGGATATCCCGCCAAAAAACAGCCACTACCGCTACTAAAGTACCAACATGCAGCATTGTATCTAATAATAAACCAGCTTCAGCTAAACCAAACATTTTACGAAATAATAATAAATGTCCACTACTACTAATAGGTAAAAACTCGGTAAACCCCTGTACTATACCCAAAACAACTGCCTTAATAATCTCCTCCACACATGACACCACCCATTTATCCTAACGGAATTAATTTTATTTCCCCCTGAACAGCCATCTCTTCACCCAAAATGGCTACCGCCCCGCGGATTCCGGGAATTGTCAAAGCCCACTTCACAGCCACAGCTAAATCCTTACTTGCCTGCACCCGGTTACAAGCCGCGGTAGCCACTGCATCCGCTAAAACAGCCTTAGTAGCTAAAAT
This genomic window contains:
- a CDS encoding undecaprenyl-diphosphate phosphatase produces the protein MEEIIKAVVLGIVQGFTEFLPISSSGHLLLFRKMFGLAEAGLLLDTMLHVGTLVAVVAVFWRDILEMIKRPFSHLTLLVIMGTIPTGIIGLAFKDTFEHLATTGVFLGWSFLATGLILWLADSLKERGLKEISDVSFKNAFLVGTLQGVAIIPGVSRSGLTISGS